From Corvus cornix cornix isolate S_Up_H32 chromosome 5, ASM73873v5, whole genome shotgun sequence, the proteins below share one genomic window:
- the ZNF770 gene encoding zinc finger protein 770 produces MLKVQHCVTAVKIPKKKPYICDMCYKQFETPSKLARHYLIHTGQKPFECHVCNKTFRQLVHLERHQLTHNLPFKCIVCYRNFRNVITFLKHQQLHNENYESDTKEAETYVNSEEGRAACGTFHCSVCWKPFTTEERWMLHQCLKSDHLHGARRRKKKTHTCGSCNKTFPSRSKLERHFLIHTGQKPFKCSSCGKSFRQSTHLKIHQLTHTEERPFQCCFCQKGFKIQSKLMKHKQLHARNKTFHNIVCKAKALKYPRPHNLLEGKRDSFENADTHKSQENDPHDVHSIYIVPFQCPACEQCFETEHVLKLHKCCYSRDSRSSNNGTTACRHTVNRKNKTLMKLKHTGGKATDFSLGDRKKIKSGHVRSPDLVAPRDQRCDQHVSTKPSKDCQSRHDMHKSVCNQMKRTFAVPLSWQEYPQPPDLGSNLKGVLPGESMLNVDDSLDNKDDAFYGSSNDSFFDKPEVLHCAFTVSAKNIHNRHKVCKCDRCEKIFPSSSKLQRHYLIHTGQKPFGCNVCGKTFRQSAHLKRHQLTHTEKRPCKSPVCQVEFENLNKLFNHQGDNTAFKSSQPVGYSGYSQTPSQASGFQEFELIQSNQAAEIKVEIESGDFALDTSSRNPQPYLCSKLLETEQSCYSYWHDFSEGTEKSEVVNKLYQCSICFKTFKSPSKLERHHLMHAGQKPFECLVCGRKFRQAPHLKRHHLTHFKESLKFSSTEEQAENVLVLSKLDNVL; encoded by the coding sequence atgttaaaagttCAGCATTGTGTAACAGCTGTCAAGATACCCAAGAAAAAGCCGTATATTTGTGACATGTGCTATAAACAGTTCGAAACTCCGTCAAAATTAGCTAGGCATTATCTCATACATACTGGTCAAAAGCCATTTGAATGTCATGTATGCAATAAAACATTTAGGCAGCTAGTCCACCTGGAGAGGCATCAGTTAACCCATAATCTGCCTTTTAAGTGTATTGTTTGTTACAGAAACTTCAGAAATGTAATCACTTTCTTAAAGCATCAGCAGCTTCATAATGAAAATTATGAGAGTGATACAAAGGAAGCAGAAACCTATGTGAATTCTGAGGAAGGCAGGGCTGCTTGTGGCACATTTCATTGTTCTGTGTGCTGGAAACCTTTTACAACTGAAGAGAGATGGATGCTGCATCAGTGTCTCAAGTCAGATCACCTACATGGTgccagaaggagaaagaagaaaactcaCACTTGTGGATCATGTAACAAGACATTTCCATCAAGATCCAAGCTAGAAAGACACTTCCTTATTCACACTGGCCAGAAACCTTTTAAGTGTTCTTCATGTGGCAAATCTTTCAGACAGTCAACACACTTGAAAATTCAtcagctcacacacacagaagaaaggccttttcagtgctgtttttgtcaaaagggatttaaaatacagagcaaaCTCATGAAGCATAAACAGCTCCATGCCAGAAATAAGACTTTCCACAATATTGTATGCAAAGCAAAGGCTCTTAAATATCCCAGACCACACAACCTGTTGGAAGGAAAGAGGGATAGTTTTGAGAATGCTGACACACACAAGTCACAGGAGAATGACCCACATGATGTGCACTCAATTTATATTGTACCCTTTCAGTGCCCAGCATGTGAGCAGTGTTTTGAAACAGAGCATGTTCTAAAGTTGCACAAATGTTGTTATTCAAGAGACAGCAGAAGTTCAAATAATGGTACAACAGCATGCAGACACACAGtcaacaggaaaaataagacCCTGATGAAACTGAAGCATACTGGAGGAAAGgcaacagatttttctctgggtgacagaaaaaaaataaaatcaggtcACGTTAGAAGTCCTGACCTGGTTGCACCTAGAGATCAGCGTTGTGATCAGCATGTGTCCACTAAACCGTCCAAGGATTGCCAGAGCAGGCATGACATGCACAAGTCAGTTTGTAATCAGATGAAAAGAACGTTTGCTGTGCCATTATCTTGGCAAGAGTACCCACAACCTCCTGACTTGGGCAGTAATTTAAAAGGTGTGCTTCCTGGTGAAAGCATGTTAAACGTCGATGATTCACTGGATAATAAAGATGATGCTTTTTATGGTTCATCAAATGATAGTTTCTTTGATAAACCAGAAGTACTTCACTGTGCTTTTACAGTTTCTGCTAAAAATATACATAACAGACACAAAGTGTGTAAATGTGACAGATGTGAAAaaatttttccatcttcatcCAAACTTCAAAGACATTATCTTATACACACAGGACAAAAGCCCTTTGGCTGTAATGTTTGTGGGAAGACATTTAGACAGTCAGCTCACTTAAAAAGACATCAGCTCACCCATACTGAAAAGAGACCCTGTAAAAGCCCCGTTTGCCAGGTAGAATTTGAAAACCTGAACAAACTTTTCAATCATCAGGGAGATAACACTGCATTTAAGTCTTCTCAGCCTGTGGGTTATTCAGGTTACTCTCAAACACCTTCACAGGCATCTGGCTTTCAAGAATTTGAGCTGATTCAGTCAAACCAAGCAGCTGAAATCAAAGTTGAAATCGAGTCAGGGGACTTTGCTCTTGACACCAGCAGTAGAAACCCACAGCCATATTTGTGCAGTAAATTGTTGGAAACGGAGCAAAGCTGTTACAGCTATTGGCATGATTTTTCTGAAGGTACTGAAAAAAGTGAAGTTGTTAACAAATTGTATCAATGCAGTATCTGCTTTAAAACTTTCAAATCTCCTTCTAAGCTTGAAAGACATCACCTAATGCATGCTGGACAGAAGCCATTTGAATGTTTAGTTTGTGGAAGAAAATTCAGACAGGCCCCACATTTGAAAAGACACCACCTTACTCACTTTAAAGAGAGCTTAAAGTTTAGTTCCACTGAGGAACAAGCAGAGAATGTATTAGTTTTATCAAAACTGGATAATGTCCTATGa